In Novosphingobium sp. MMS21-SN21R, a single genomic region encodes these proteins:
- a CDS encoding dipeptidase → MIKPVALLACAALLVGATAAKTPDEIANAALRVAPVFDGHNDVPEQLRERRKNILDGFDFTNTQSTADAASDRAAMMTDLSRLKVGKVGAQFWSVYVSADLPEPQAVQATLEQIDVTRRLIARYPDRMQLCLDSTCVVAARKAGRIASLIGMEGGHSIGGSLAVLRQMHALGARYMTLTHFKNTAWADSGTDAPAHDGLTPFGVKVVREMQRLGMLVDLAHVSEATMADALATGGPPVIVSHSNARAINHHARNISDATLRLIGANGGIVMVNFYPPYVVEAARQWSAARDAEQARAKALYRGDPVAAAQVLTDWDKANPMPRGSVADVADHLDHISRLIGADHVGLGGDLDGVDTTVTGLEDVAAYPALFTELARRGWSQADLEKLSSRNMLRVMKAAETYATAHRNDVPLENETSF, encoded by the coding sequence ATGATCAAGCCTGTTGCCTTGCTTGCCTGCGCCGCCCTGCTTGTCGGCGCAACGGCTGCAAAGACCCCCGACGAGATCGCGAACGCCGCCCTGCGTGTCGCACCTGTTTTTGATGGCCACAACGACGTGCCTGAGCAATTGCGTGAGCGGCGCAAGAATATCCTCGACGGTTTTGATTTCACAAACACCCAAAGTACCGCCGATGCCGCCAGCGACCGCGCCGCGATGATGACGGACCTTTCCCGGTTGAAGGTTGGCAAGGTTGGAGCGCAGTTCTGGTCCGTATACGTTTCGGCCGACCTGCCCGAACCGCAGGCGGTGCAGGCTACACTCGAACAGATCGACGTGACCCGGCGGCTCATCGCGCGTTATCCTGACCGGATGCAACTGTGCCTCGACAGCACCTGCGTCGTTGCCGCCCGGAAGGCGGGACGCATCGCCTCGCTGATCGGGATGGAAGGCGGGCATTCCATTGGTGGTTCGCTGGCTGTGCTGCGCCAGATGCACGCGCTAGGCGCGCGCTACATGACGCTGACGCACTTCAAGAATACCGCTTGGGCCGATAGCGGCACCGACGCGCCTGCGCACGATGGCCTGACCCCGTTCGGCGTCAAGGTCGTGCGCGAAATGCAGCGGCTCGGCATGCTGGTCGATCTCGCCCATGTCAGCGAGGCGACCATGGCCGACGCGCTGGCGACAGGCGGCCCGCCGGTGATCGTCAGCCATTCCAATGCCCGCGCGATCAACCATCATGCCCGCAACATCTCTGACGCCACGCTGCGGTTGATCGGGGCGAACGGCGGGATCGTCATGGTCAACTTCTACCCGCCTTATGTGGTCGAGGCGGCCCGCCAGTGGAGCGCTGCCCGCGACGCCGAACAGGCACGCGCCAAGGCGCTTTACCGGGGCGATCCGGTGGCAGCTGCGCAAGTGCTCACCGATTGGGACAAGGCCAATCCGATGCCGCGCGGCAGTGTGGCTGACGTTGCAGACCACCTTGACCACATCTCCAGGCTGATCGGTGCGGACCACGTCGGTCTTGGCGGCGATCTCGACGGTGTAGACACAACCGTCACCGGTCTCGAAGACGTTGCGGCCTATCCTGCGCTATTCACCGAGCTGGCGCGTCGCGGCTGGAGCCAGGCGGATCTTGAAAAGCTCTCCAGCCGCAACATGCTGCGCGTGATGAAAGCGGCGGAAACCTATGCAACAGCACACCGCAATGACGTTCCGCTCGAGAACGAAACCAGCTTCTGA
- a CDS encoding VOC family protein, with product MFTHTFLGTNDIEKSRKFYTAVMQTLGHTTAVPLPHGTAFPSEAGSLIVAKPGNGEPHTVSNGYTLGFKAANSSAVDAWHAAGLANGGTCEGEPGVRVNAPGQQYGAYLRDPDGNKICTFAPNPNA from the coding sequence ATGTTCACCCATACGTTCCTTGGCACCAACGACATCGAAAAGTCGCGCAAGTTCTATACGGCAGTTATGCAAACCCTCGGCCACACCACGGCTGTGCCGCTTCCGCATGGCACCGCATTCCCCTCGGAAGCAGGCTCGCTTATCGTCGCCAAGCCCGGCAACGGCGAGCCGCATACCGTGTCGAACGGCTACACGCTGGGCTTCAAGGCAGCGAATTCGTCGGCGGTTGACGCATGGCACGCAGCCGGCCTCGCAAATGGTGGCACCTGCGAAGGTGAACCGGGCGTGCGCGTCAACGCGCCGGGCCAGCAGTACGGCGCCTATCTGCGCGATCCCGATGGCAACAAGATCTGCACCTTCGCGCCAAACCCTAACGCCTGA
- a CDS encoding short-chain fatty acyl-CoA regulator family protein, producing the protein MVRRRLFAGQQLRTLRTTRKLRQGEMASLMGISASYLSQLENDERPLTPALTDRLRSAFPVDWEDFASDRVEPVLSALREAASDLMLAGSASSEQIERVAEQYPAFAEAFVRLHDQSRRSTQRLEIIDEALGADNISGGRLPWEEVRDWFHHANNYVDAIDRAAERLALRLSGTGVSPSLAQMAGWLEANGVTVEYAVGGAMRLFDPVAQRLTLDPNQPIESGRFQMAYQLAALALREEIAAIVQDATLQSVAARQLLTVGLGNYAAGALLMPYEWFRARARELRHDIDQLRQTFGTSFEQACHRISTLQRPQARGIPMFFCKVDMAGNITKRHSATRLQFARFGGACPLWVVHEAVAIPDRIHVQAAEMPDGVRYVSIAKGLVKPTGSYYRPPRRYAVALGCEAALADEFIYADGLNLERPETVTRIGISCRICPRDNCDQRAFPPSDRAILVDPHTRDLVPYGITDM; encoded by the coding sequence ATGGTCAGACGCAGGCTCTTTGCAGGACAGCAGTTGCGCACCTTGCGCACCACGCGCAAACTTCGGCAGGGCGAGATGGCATCGCTGATGGGGATCAGCGCATCCTATCTCTCGCAGCTCGAAAATGACGAACGCCCGCTGACTCCGGCGCTGACCGACCGGCTGCGCTCCGCATTCCCCGTGGACTGGGAGGATTTCGCCTCGGACCGGGTCGAGCCGGTGCTGTCGGCGCTGCGTGAGGCAGCGTCCGACCTGATGTTGGCGGGTAGCGCGTCGAGCGAACAGATCGAGCGTGTAGCCGAGCAATACCCTGCCTTCGCCGAGGCGTTCGTCCGGCTGCACGATCAGAGCCGCCGTTCGACCCAGCGGCTGGAAATCATTGACGAGGCGCTGGGGGCCGACAACATTTCGGGCGGGCGCCTTCCGTGGGAGGAAGTGCGCGACTGGTTCCATCACGCCAACAACTATGTCGACGCCATTGACCGTGCCGCCGAACGCCTGGCCCTGCGACTCTCAGGCACGGGCGTCTCGCCCTCGCTAGCCCAGATGGCAGGGTGGCTTGAAGCAAATGGCGTGACTGTGGAGTATGCTGTTGGCGGGGCCATGCGGCTGTTCGATCCGGTTGCCCAGCGGCTGACGCTCGACCCCAACCAGCCGATCGAGAGCGGGCGCTTCCAGATGGCCTACCAACTCGCCGCCCTGGCTCTGCGCGAGGAAATCGCCGCGATCGTGCAGGACGCCACGCTGCAGTCGGTTGCCGCGCGGCAATTGCTGACTGTAGGCCTCGGGAATTATGCCGCAGGGGCGCTGCTCATGCCTTACGAATGGTTCCGGGCGCGCGCGCGGGAATTGCGTCACGATATCGACCAGTTGCGCCAGACCTTCGGCACCAGCTTCGAACAGGCCTGCCACCGCATATCCACGCTCCAGCGGCCGCAGGCGCGTGGCATTCCGATGTTCTTCTGCAAGGTGGACATGGCCGGCAATATCACCAAGCGCCACTCGGCCACGCGGCTGCAGTTCGCGCGTTTCGGCGGCGCCTGCCCGCTATGGGTGGTGCACGAAGCCGTGGCGATCCCCGACCGCATCCACGTCCAGGCCGCTGAAATGCCCGATGGCGTGCGTTACGTCTCTATCGCCAAGGGCCTGGTGAAGCCGACCGGCAGCTATTACCGCCCGCCGCGCCGATATGCGGTGGCACTGGGTTGCGAGGCTGCGCTTGCCGACGAGTTCATCTATGCCGACGGGCTGAATCTCGAACGCCCTGAGACGGTCACTCGTATCGGCATTTCGTGCCGCATCTGTCCGCGCGACAACTGTGACCAGCGCGCGTTTCCGCCGAGCGACCGCGCGATCCTTGTCGATCCACACACGCGGGATCTGGTGCCCTACGGGATCACCGACATGTGA
- a CDS encoding acyl-CoA carboxylase subunit beta: MSANIAEMEKRRQAARMGGGQKRIDAQHAKGKLTARERLKVLLDEGSFEEVDMYVEHNCTDFGMPDTVIPGDGVVTGSGTINGRLVYVFSQDFTVFGGSLSERHAQKICKVMDMALKVGAPVIGLNDSGGARIQEGVASLGGYAEVFQRNVLASGVVPQLSLIMGPCAGGAVYSPAMTDFIFMVKDSSYMFVTGPDVVKTVTNEIVTQEELGGAVTHTTKTSVADLALENDIEALLAARDFFDFLPLSNRHEVPERPTSDPYDRLEHSLDSIVPASAAQPYDMHEVIAKTVDEGEFFEIQPKHAGNIITGFGRIEGRTVGIVANQPMVLAGVLDINSSKKAARFVRFCDAFSIPILTFVDVPGFLPGTAQEHNGIIKHGAKLLFAYAEATVPKITVITRKAYGGAYDVMASKHLRGDLNYAWPTAEIAVMGAKGAVEIIFRGLGPEGIAEKTKEYEDRFANPFVAASKGFVDEVIHPHSTRRRVALGLRKLKTKSLENPWKKHDNIPL; encoded by the coding sequence ATGTCTGCCAATATTGCCGAGATGGAAAAGCGCCGTCAGGCGGCACGCATGGGTGGCGGGCAGAAGCGCATCGATGCACAGCACGCCAAGGGCAAGCTGACCGCGCGCGAACGCCTCAAGGTGCTGCTCGACGAAGGCAGCTTCGAAGAAGTCGACATGTATGTCGAACACAACTGCACCGATTTCGGCATGCCCGACACGGTCATTCCGGGCGACGGCGTGGTCACCGGATCAGGCACGATCAACGGCCGTCTCGTCTATGTATTCAGTCAGGACTTCACCGTGTTCGGCGGCTCGCTGTCCGAACGCCACGCGCAGAAGATCTGCAAGGTCATGGACATGGCGCTTAAAGTCGGCGCGCCGGTGATCGGCCTGAATGATTCGGGCGGTGCACGCATTCAGGAGGGTGTCGCCTCACTTGGAGGCTATGCCGAAGTGTTCCAGCGCAATGTGCTGGCCTCGGGTGTGGTGCCGCAGCTTTCGCTGATTATGGGGCCTTGCGCGGGCGGCGCTGTCTACAGCCCGGCAATGACCGACTTCATCTTCATGGTGAAGGACAGCTCGTACATGTTCGTCACCGGACCGGACGTGGTCAAGACGGTCACCAACGAGATTGTTACGCAGGAAGAGCTGGGCGGCGCAGTCACCCACACCACCAAAACCTCGGTCGCCGACCTTGCGCTGGAGAATGACATCGAGGCGCTGCTCGCGGCGCGCGATTTCTTCGATTTCCTGCCGCTCTCGAACCGCCACGAGGTGCCCGAGCGCCCCACGTCGGACCCCTATGACCGGCTTGAGCACAGCCTCGACAGTATCGTGCCTGCCTCGGCGGCGCAGCCCTACGACATGCACGAAGTCATCGCCAAGACGGTGGACGAGGGCGAGTTTTTCGAGATCCAGCCCAAGCATGCGGGCAACATCATCACCGGGTTTGGCCGTATCGAGGGTCGCACTGTCGGCATAGTCGCCAACCAGCCGATGGTTCTGGCGGGCGTCCTCGACATCAACTCATCGAAGAAGGCGGCACGGTTCGTGCGGTTCTGCGATGCGTTCAGCATCCCGATCCTGACCTTCGTCGACGTTCCGGGCTTCCTTCCGGGCACGGCGCAGGAACACAACGGTATCATCAAGCACGGCGCCAAGCTGCTGTTCGCCTATGCCGAGGCGACCGTGCCCAAGATCACCGTGATCACCCGCAAGGCCTATGGCGGCGCTTACGACGTGATGGCCTCCAAGCACCTGCGCGGCGATCTCAACTACGCCTGGCCCACCGCCGAAATCGCGGTGATGGGTGCCAAGGGTGCGGTCGAGATCATCTTCCGCGGCCTCGGCCCCGAAGGCATCGCCGAGAAGACCAAGGAATACGAAGACCGCTTTGCCAACCCGTTCGTGGCGGCAAGCAAGGGCTTCGTCGATGAAGTGATCCACCCGCATTCGACCCGCCGCCGCGTCGCTCTGGGCCTCCGCAAGCTCAAGACCAAGAGCCTCGAGAACCCGTGGAAGAAGCACGACAACATTCCGCTGTGA
- a CDS encoding acetyl-CoA C-acyltransferase family protein — protein sequence MNDIYIVSGARTAIGSFGGSLASLRPAELGTIVMKAAIERAGISADKVQNVVVGTVVATQPKDAYVSRVAAVNAGVPISAPAMNVNRLCGSGLQAIVSAAQGIALGEYNVAIGAGAESMSNAPHMTGAGRNGVKMGNLVFEDAMLGALHDPFEGFHMGITAENVAERCSISREEQDALAVLSQTRAAAAIANGYFKDQIVPVEIKTRKGTTVFDTDEHVRGNTTLEALAGLKPVFKKDGSVTAGNASGLNDGAGAVVLASGEAVAELGLKPMAKILGWGHAGLEPELMGLGPVNAVPIALKRAGLTLDQMDVIEANEAFAAQACGVAKELGFDPVKTNPNGSGISLGHPIGGTGAILTVKTIYELQRTGGKYGLITMCIGGGQGIAMVVERV from the coding sequence ATGAACGACATCTACATCGTATCGGGTGCCCGCACGGCCATCGGTTCATTCGGTGGCAGTCTCGCCTCGCTCCGTCCCGCTGAACTCGGCACCATCGTGATGAAGGCCGCGATCGAGCGCGCCGGAATTTCGGCGGACAAGGTCCAGAACGTCGTCGTCGGCACGGTCGTAGCGACCCAGCCCAAGGACGCCTACGTAAGCCGCGTCGCTGCCGTAAACGCAGGCGTTCCGATCAGCGCGCCTGCCATGAACGTCAACCGTCTGTGCGGCTCGGGCCTGCAGGCCATCGTCTCGGCCGCGCAAGGGATTGCGCTGGGCGAATACAACGTTGCCATCGGCGCCGGAGCGGAATCGATGTCGAACGCGCCGCACATGACCGGCGCGGGCCGCAACGGCGTCAAAATGGGCAACCTGGTGTTCGAAGACGCGATGCTCGGTGCATTGCACGATCCGTTCGAAGGTTTCCACATGGGCATAACGGCCGAGAACGTAGCCGAACGCTGCTCGATCTCGCGCGAAGAGCAGGATGCGCTGGCAGTGCTCAGCCAGACCCGCGCCGCTGCTGCCATCGCTAACGGCTATTTCAAGGACCAGATCGTCCCGGTCGAGATCAAGACCCGCAAGGGCACGACCGTTTTCGATACCGATGAGCATGTGCGCGGCAATACCACGCTTGAGGCCCTTGCCGGCCTGAAGCCAGTGTTCAAGAAGGACGGTTCGGTTACCGCAGGCAATGCCTCGGGCCTCAACGATGGCGCAGGCGCCGTCGTTCTGGCGAGCGGCGAAGCGGTTGCTGAATTGGGCCTGAAGCCGATGGCGAAGATCCTCGGTTGGGGTCACGCCGGGCTTGAACCGGAGCTGATGGGTCTTGGCCCGGTCAACGCCGTGCCAATCGCGCTCAAGCGCGCAGGCCTGACGCTCGACCAGATGGATGTGATCGAAGCGAACGAGGCCTTCGCCGCGCAGGCTTGCGGTGTGGCCAAGGAACTGGGATTCGATCCGGTCAAGACCAACCCCAACGGCTCGGGCATTTCGCTCGGCCATCCTATCGGCGGCACCGGGGCGATCCTGACGGTCAAGACGATCTACGAACTGCAGCGCACCGGCGGCAAGTATGGCCTGATCACGATGTGCATCGGCGGCGGTCAGGGCATCGCCATGGTCGTCGAAAGGGTCTGA
- the mce gene encoding methylmalonyl-CoA epimerase has translation MKLGRLNHIGVATPDIDASIAFYRDVMGAADITEPFVLESQQVRVCFVNTPGENGTAGTQIELIQPTSPDSAVGKWLAANPLGGQHHLCYEVPDIHAAKAWFEAQGKRVLGEPRIGAHGTLIFFVHPKDMGGQLTEIMEVPGAGH, from the coding sequence GTGAAGCTGGGCCGCCTCAACCACATCGGCGTCGCCACGCCCGATATCGACGCTTCCATCGCATTCTACCGGGATGTGATGGGGGCGGCCGACATCACCGAACCGTTCGTGCTGGAAAGCCAGCAGGTCCGGGTCTGTTTCGTGAACACGCCGGGCGAGAACGGAACTGCGGGCACGCAGATCGAGCTGATCCAGCCGACCAGTCCGGACAGCGCGGTGGGCAAGTGGCTCGCGGCCAACCCATTGGGCGGCCAGCACCACCTTTGTTACGAGGTTCCCGACATTCACGCCGCCAAGGCGTGGTTTGAAGCTCAGGGCAAGCGCGTGCTGGGCGAACCCCGCATCGGCGCGCATGGTACGCTGATCTTTTTCGTGCACCCCAAGGACATGGGCGGGCAACTGACCGAGATCATGGAAGTGCCGGGGGCCGGACATTGA
- the scpA gene encoding methylmalonyl-CoA mutase, producing MTDKTLADWQAAATKEVKGKDLTWQTPEGIAVKPLYTAEDVTVDPGLPGFAPFTRGVRASMYAGRPWTIRQYAGFSTAEESNAFYRRNLAAGQKGLSVAFDLATHRGYDSDHPRVTGDVGKAGVAIDSVEDMKILFDGIPLDQMSVSMTMNGAVIPILAFFIVAGEEQGVDRKLLDGTIQNDILKEFMVRNTYIYPPEPSMRIISDIFGYTSREMPKFNSISISGYHMQEAGATQVQELAFTIADGMEYVKYGVASGLDIDKFAGRLSFFFAIGMNFFMEVAKLRAARVLWHRVMTKLGAQDERSKMLRTHCQTSGVSLQEQDPYNNVIRTTIEAMAAMLGGTQSLHTNALDEAIALPTDFSARIARNTQIVIQEETGMCNVVDPLGGSYYIESLTQELVDKAWEIIERVESEGGMAKAVAAGWPKAMIEEAAAGRQARVDRAEDVIVGVNKYRLATEDLLETLDIDNDKVRQGQIARLKWVRENRDETKCRAALNALTEGAKTGGNLLELAVEAARHRATLGEISDAMELVFGRHGTFPTPVKGVYGSAYAGDSRYNQVVEGVEAVGRRLGRTPRMLVAKMGQDGHDRGANVIASAFGDMGFDVTSGPLFQTPEEAAKLALEKDVDAIGASSLAAGHKTLIPELIGHLRAAGRSDIKVVAGGVIPPQDYDFLREAGVQGIYGPGTNVVEAAADMLRLLGHNMPPADA from the coding sequence ATGACCGACAAGACACTGGCCGATTGGCAAGCCGCCGCCACCAAGGAAGTCAAGGGCAAGGATCTGACCTGGCAGACGCCGGAAGGCATCGCCGTCAAGCCGCTCTACACCGCCGAGGATGTGACGGTTGACCCAGGTCTGCCCGGCTTCGCGCCGTTCACGCGCGGCGTGCGGGCCTCGATGTATGCGGGCCGTCCCTGGACCATCCGCCAGTACGCCGGTTTCTCTACCGCCGAGGAATCCAACGCCTTCTACCGCCGCAACCTTGCTGCGGGCCAGAAGGGCCTCTCGGTTGCTTTCGATCTTGCCACGCACCGTGGCTATGACTCCGATCACCCGCGCGTAACCGGCGACGTCGGCAAGGCGGGCGTCGCCATCGATTCGGTCGAAGACATGAAGATCCTGTTCGACGGCATTCCGCTCGATCAGATGTCGGTGTCGATGACCATGAACGGCGCGGTCATCCCGATCCTCGCGTTCTTTATCGTTGCCGGTGAAGAGCAAGGCGTTGACCGCAAGCTGCTCGATGGGACCATCCAGAACGACATCCTCAAGGAGTTCATGGTCCGCAACACCTACATCTACCCGCCCGAGCCATCGATGCGGATCATCTCGGACATTTTCGGCTACACCAGCCGCGAGATGCCCAAGTTCAACTCGATCTCGATTTCCGGCTATCACATGCAGGAAGCGGGCGCGACGCAGGTTCAGGAACTGGCGTTCACCATCGCCGACGGCATGGAATATGTGAAGTACGGCGTGGCCTCAGGGCTGGACATCGACAAGTTTGCGGGCCGCCTGTCATTCTTCTTCGCCATCGGCATGAACTTCTTCATGGAAGTGGCCAAGCTGCGCGCCGCGCGCGTGCTGTGGCACCGCGTGATGACCAAGCTGGGCGCGCAGGACGAACGCAGCAAGATGCTGCGCACCCACTGCCAGACCTCGGGCGTCAGCTTGCAGGAGCAGGACCCCTACAACAACGTCATCCGCACGACGATCGAGGCGATGGCCGCGATGCTGGGCGGCACCCAGTCGCTGCACACCAATGCGCTCGATGAAGCCATCGCACTGCCGACCGACTTTTCCGCCCGCATCGCGCGCAACACGCAGATCGTGATCCAGGAAGAGACGGGCATGTGCAACGTGGTCGATCCGCTCGGCGGGTCGTACTACATCGAAAGCCTGACCCAGGAACTGGTCGACAAGGCGTGGGAAATCATCGAGCGCGTCGAGAGCGAAGGCGGCATGGCCAAGGCCGTGGCGGCGGGCTGGCCCAAGGCGATGATCGAGGAAGCCGCAGCCGGACGTCAGGCGCGCGTTGACCGCGCCGAAGACGTGATCGTCGGCGTGAACAAGTACCGCCTCGCCACCGAAGACCTGCTCGAAACGCTCGACATCGATAACGACAAGGTGCGTCAGGGCCAGATCGCCCGACTCAAGTGGGTGCGCGAGAACCGCGACGAAACGAAGTGCCGTGCAGCGCTCAACGCGCTGACCGAAGGCGCGAAGACCGGCGGTAACTTGCTCGAACTCGCGGTCGAAGCCGCACGCCACCGCGCCACGCTGGGCGAAATTTCCGACGCGATGGAACTGGTGTTTGGCCGCCACGGCACGTTCCCGACCCCGGTCAAGGGCGTCTACGGTTCGGCCTACGCGGGCGACAGCCGCTACAACCAAGTGGTCGAAGGCGTAGAAGCCGTCGGTCGCCGCCTCGGCCGCACCCCGCGCATGCTCGTCGCCAAGATGGGCCAGGACGGCCACGATCGCGGCGCGAACGTGATCGCGTCGGCCTTTGGTGACATGGGCTTCGATGTCACCAGCGGCCCGCTGTTCCAGACGCCCGAGGAGGCCGCAAAGCTGGCGCTCGAAAAGGACGTGGACGCCATCGGTGCCTCGTCGCTGGCGGCAGGTCACAAGACCCTGATCCCCGAACTGATCGGTCACCTGCGCGCCGCCGGACGCAGCGACATCAAGGTCGTCGCAGGCGGCGTGATCCCGCCGCAGGACTACGACTTCCTGCGCGAAGCCGGCGTACAGGGCATCTACGGCCCGGGCACCAACGTGGTCGAAGCTGCGGCTGATATGCTGCGCCTGCTGGGGCATAATATGCCGCCTGCGGACGCTTGA
- a CDS encoding acetyl/propionyl/methylcrotonyl-CoA carboxylase subunit alpha has translation MFKKILIANRGEIACRVIKTARRMGIQTVAVYSDADARAPFVQMADEAVHIGPSPASESYLIADKIIAAAKQTGADAVHPGYGFLSERTSFAEALAAEGIAFVGPPVNAIAAMGDKIESKKLALKAGVNVVPGFVGEIDDTEHAVRISEEIGYPVMMKASAGGGGKGMRLAYNEQDVREGFEATKREGLNSFGDDRVFIEKFILNPRHIEIQILGDKHGNILYLNERECSIQRRHQKVVEEAPSPFVTPKMRKAMGEQCVALSRAVGYYSAGTVELIVSGADPTGESFYFLEMNTRLQVEHPVTEAITGIDLVEQMIRVAYGEKLAMTQDDIKIDGWAIENRVYAEDPYRGFLPSTGRLIRYNPPVAGWEDDGAENGRRGVDGVRVDDGVYEGGEVSMFYDPMIAKLITWGPTRDAAADKQIEALDAFEIEGLGHNIDFVSAIMQHPRFRSGELTTGFIAEEYPEGFHGAATGEDLKQTLAALAAFLATARSDRARRVDSQLGDELDPPYEWAVKIAGTTYTVALDEDEVTVDGKAINLALEYTPGDRMVHCEIDERPLSVKVEPTRAGFKLTTRGSIHSVQVLPAHIAPYTQHMIEKIPPDLSKFLICPMPGLLVTLNVGVGDTVEAGQPLAVVEAMKMENILRAEKSGKVKLVNAKAGDSLAVDAIILEME, from the coding sequence GTGTTCAAGAAAATCCTGATCGCCAACCGTGGCGAAATCGCTTGCCGGGTTATCAAGACGGCGCGCCGCATGGGTATCCAGACGGTTGCAGTATATTCGGACGCCGATGCCCGCGCGCCGTTTGTCCAGATGGCAGACGAGGCGGTGCACATCGGACCTTCACCCGCGTCGGAAAGCTACCTGATCGCGGACAAGATCATTGCGGCGGCCAAGCAGACCGGCGCGGACGCTGTGCATCCGGGGTACGGGTTCCTCTCCGAGCGCACGAGCTTCGCCGAGGCACTGGCCGCTGAAGGCATCGCGTTTGTCGGGCCTCCGGTGAACGCCATTGCCGCGATGGGCGACAAGATCGAATCCAAGAAGCTGGCCCTGAAGGCGGGCGTCAACGTCGTGCCCGGTTTCGTGGGCGAAATCGACGATACCGAACACGCCGTGCGCATCTCGGAAGAGATCGGCTATCCGGTGATGATGAAGGCCTCTGCAGGCGGCGGCGGCAAGGGTATGCGCCTTGCCTATAACGAGCAGGACGTGCGCGAGGGCTTCGAGGCGACCAAGCGCGAGGGCCTGAATTCTTTCGGCGATGACCGCGTGTTCATCGAAAAGTTCATCCTCAATCCGCGCCATATCGAGATCCAGATCCTCGGCGACAAGCACGGCAACATTCTTTACCTGAACGAGCGTGAATGCTCGATCCAGCGCCGCCACCAGAAGGTGGTCGAGGAAGCGCCTTCGCCGTTCGTCACACCCAAGATGCGCAAAGCGATGGGTGAACAATGCGTCGCGCTGAGCCGCGCGGTGGGGTATTACAGCGCGGGCACGGTTGAACTGATCGTCTCGGGCGCGGACCCGACGGGCGAGAGCTTCTACTTCCTTGAAATGAACACCCGCCTGCAGGTGGAGCATCCCGTCACCGAAGCGATCACCGGCATCGATCTGGTCGAGCAGATGATCCGCGTGGCTTACGGCGAGAAGCTGGCCATGACGCAGGACGACATCAAGATCGACGGCTGGGCGATCGAAAACCGCGTCTATGCCGAGGACCCTTATCGCGGGTTCCTGCCCTCGACCGGTCGCCTGATCCGCTACAACCCGCCGGTCGCCGGTTGGGAAGATGACGGCGCGGAAAATGGGCGCCGCGGCGTGGACGGCGTGCGCGTGGATGACGGCGTCTATGAAGGCGGCGAAGTGTCGATGTTCTACGATCCGATGATCGCCAAGCTGATCACCTGGGGGCCGACGCGCGATGCCGCTGCGGACAAGCAGATCGAGGCGCTTGATGCCTTCGAGATCGAAGGCCTTGGCCACAACATCGATTTTGTCAGCGCCATCATGCAGCATCCGCGCTTCCGTTCTGGCGAATTGACCACCGGCTTCATCGCGGAGGAATATCCCGAAGGTTTCCATGGCGCGGCGACAGGCGAAGACCTCAAGCAGACGCTGGCAGCGCTTGCCGCATTCCTCGCCACGGCCCGGTCCGACCGTGCCCGCCGTGTGGACAGCCAACTCGGCGACGAACTCGATCCGCCTTACGAATGGGCGGTGAAGATCGCGGGCACGACCTACACGGTTGCGCTCGACGAGGACGAAGTGACGGTGGACGGCAAGGCCATCAATCTTGCGCTGGAATACACGCCGGGTGACCGGATGGTGCATTGCGAGATCGATGAAAGGCCGCTCTCGGTCAAGGTCGAGCCCACCCGTGCGGGCTTCAAACTGACGACGCGGGGGAGCATCCACAGCGTGCAGGTCCTGCCCGCGCACATCGCGCCCTACACCCAGCACATGATCGAAAAGATCCCGCCCGACCTTTCGAAGTTCCTGATCTGCCCGATGCCGGGCCTGCTCGTCACGCTCAACGTCGGCGTGGGTGATACGGTCGAGGCCGGTCAACCGCTGGCGGTCGTCGAAGCCATGAAAATGGAAAACATCCTGCGCGCCGAGAAGTCGGG